TCCAAAGAGTAATAAACAAGACCACAAGTGAAAAatctttgatcttcaagtcataatAACATGGCAGAAAATAATGATGACCAATACTACCTTAATACAATCAAATTCATGTAAAAAGCATAAGCTTTTCAAGCTTGTAGACAGTGGCATGAAGAGTTAGAAACTATCATAAAAAATGATACAGGAAATAGACAAGAAGCAGCATTTACCTTCCTGCTTTTCCATAAGCATCAACTAGAGTGTTGTATGTAATGATGGTTGGCTTTATACCCTGGCTCTCCATATCAGATAGTAAAATCTGAACTTTGTCAAATGCAAAGACTTGCACACAGGATTTGATGAGAATGGAATAGGTATGAACATCAGGCTGGCAGCCATCAATAGTCTTCATCTTGTTCAGCAAGGAAAATGCTTGATCAAGGAGACCACTTCTACTATATGCTGAGACAAGAGCAGTGTATGACTCATGGGTTATGATGCAACCTTCATCAACCATAGCCTGGAAAAGAGCTTGGGCTCTTTCAGGCTGCTTACATTTCCCAAGCATGACAAGAAGTTTTATGTATATGCCAGAATTTGGCCTGTACCATAACTGCTCACGAAGAAGTTCGAACACCTGAACCAAATGACAGTGAAGCTAGGCTACGAAATGTTGCACAAACAGAAGAGATAGGAAAACAAAATGGCAAATGTATATGACCACAAAGAAAAGATTTTGAAGAACACATCTGGGTTATCAAGTTTCTAGTTTGGTTTAATTGTCAGTACTGGAACATGATACATGCAATGAAATAGGAGAATGAAGCAGAACAAAAAACAAGTGGTTCCTAAGTAGTAAACACAATCATTTAGTTTAATGAAACCTATGCATCACAATCCAACTATATCAAAACTTCACACATATAGTGATTGTGTCAATAATCTTCTTTACATGATTGGAAGACAACATTTTACCACAGAAGTCAACAATTAAGTAAAGATAATTCAACTAGAgggagaaaaagggaaaagaaaggacTCAACAACCACAACTCTCACATAgataaatgtaaaaaaaattagataatgaCACAATGTAAATAAAAACTAGCCAATATCAAAATAGCTAACATTTGATCCCTTCGAAACTAGGTCGAATATGCATGGCTTCAGTGTTAAAAAAGGTATGAAACTGGATCTCAGCCTTAAAGCATGCCTTTTTATATATCTGAAATTACTAGAGACAATGGTAACCATCTCTTTTGCAACTGTTTAACCTCATGTACCCCATACCAACTGTATGAGCCTATACTCTCGACCGCATTTGCAACTACAAAAAGTTAACCACTTGGAGTATATTGTTTATGTAATTCTGGCATAGTGCAGAAGACGACACAATGCAGGTTCCCGGGAGCATAAAGGTCTAAGATACCATCTAGTAGAATATTAGATTTCAATAACAAAATGATGAATGAATTGAGACTCATAGAAGTCACAAATTATGATTATTGATGAAGTCACTTGTTGCAAAAGCTGAAAGAAGCCTTACTAAAAAAGGACAGAGTACAAAAAGGTCAAATTTTATATGACTAAGAAATCAACATAAGAATTCTGCAAGAATTTAACTTCTATCCTGTTTCTCCCTTTCCTATGCAAGGTTGACAATCTTCACATGCCTGCTCTACAATAGCATGGGCAGAATATTGACAACCAGAAAGATAACCTGAGCTGTCAAGAGCTCCCAAGTTTCAACGATGGCCATTAATGTCAGGAGCTCTTGAGTTTCAACATTACTATTTCCATTTGCCTAAACTCAGTTCAATCAAGCACTTGCTATgtcaaataataattattgattttcaacaTTAGTCTTTCCTTTTGCCTAAACTCAGTTCAATCAAGCACTTGGTAATTGGTATgtcaaataataattattttttcctttGGAATCGTTGAATGCAAGGTATACATGGTATGGTAGGTACACGGTAGTGTGCCTCTGTAGGAAAATGTTCATGCATGCACGGAAGATATAGGATAAGCTGACAGTAGTAGAAAGTTGGAATCCGGATAATAAACCATAAGTGTGTGGAGGCATCAAGTTTTGTCCCTTTTTTTGTGCTTAATACACAAGCAACAGTCGATATAGCTTAAACAGGCAAATCTACAAACATGTAACTGACTTGATCTCCAAAAAGAACATTTAGCCCAGCATGCAATTCATGGACGAATAAGCACACACAATAAAGGAGTATATTAGCTTCTTGGCAAGAAATTAAGCACAGAATTCATCATTCTTACGCAAAAAGCTGAAGGGAGCGAAGGGGAAAAGGGAGAAGGAAAGACCTTGAGAGCAGACTCCCACCGAAGGGCAGTGATCCTCTCGTGGAGGGCCTCGAGAACGGTACGGGGGAGGAGTTTCCTCGAGTTAGTGCGGCCGCGCTTCTTCTCGATGACGGCCTTGGTGGCCTCCCGCCTCAATATGATGGATATGGCTTTCTTGGAAGCGATCCTACGGTTGACcacctctttcttctccctctcctcctccctctccttcctcaccttctccttctccctttcGCTTCTCCCGGAGCTGCGTCTGTCTGGCTGCGACTGCACTGCTGCCGCCACGGCCACTGTACTATTCTTGTTTAGATTCTTCTTCTTGAGATCGTCGCGAGGATGGGAAGCGGAAAGCGGGGAACGAGCAGACGCAGCTGCCATCAATCTGGGAAGAGGAGATTGGCAGTGTGTGTTCgcggtgggagagagagagagagagagagagagagagggaagaatCGAGCCTTAGCCGGATGAAGGCCGtaagtaattttaatatttattcatggGCAATTTTCGGAaaaaatgaaattttttattatgCTGTATTATAGTAGCTGTATTATTAAAAAGGAATAGTAGCTGTATTATTAAAAAGGAATAGTAGCTGTATTAAAAAGGAATAGTAACTGAAATTTTTTATTATGCTGTATTCAATTTTCCCATCGGGCATCAgtataccttcctatacacaacaAAGGAATAGTAGCTGTATTATTATGCTTGGACTTTTTGGGCTAGGGGTATTTTGAAGATTTTGGTTGTTATGATGGAGAACAAGTCTTGGCTTACTATTTAGACTCCCTTTTACTATTCACAACCATTTTACTAtttacaattaaaaaaaaaaactaatataataatattttattatacaaAAGGTAATCTTTCTGCCAGAATGCGTATATGTAAACATTTGATGGATATTGAAGATTTGTTGAAATCTAATCAAAACTGCTACTCACGCATGAATCGAAATTAGAAAGCATCAATCTTTTCAATGGGCTCCTTTAAAGACGATTCAATGTTCAATAACCAAAATCCACTACTATCAGAAACTGCAGCAGTGGTAAAACCTGCATGATGATAGATAAGAACAAAGCAAGAATGCAAGTCTAGAACATTAGATATCGGGATTTTGAAGATCATACACTATTTTCAATGCAATATGACGAAATATGGACACAAATAAATCCAGTAAGGTATGAGATCTGACCACAAAAGAACATGGATCATTCTGAGTGATTATGCATGACTCACGTCTTTTGACCCCATGTCTGGGTCATTGGAGCATACAAATCAATCCCCCAACTGCTTACAGCATCATCCACACAACAAAATGAACCAAATGACAAGTGATTATTCTAAACAAAGtctcaatatctaaaatctcttaCAGTAGACTGGAAATTTTCGAACATGTGGGTATTCGACTGTATCTTGGAGAATGTGGCTTGGAAGTTCCTCCTACAAGAAGAGAAATAGAAATAAGTTAATATGagcaaacaactcaaaatcattatcatcatcatcatcatcatccacttTGCAATAAGTTAATTTGAAATAGAAATTTTCAAACAACTCAGAATCATCATCCGTATGAATTTCTTGCTTATAGTATATAAATTAatttgttcaaatacaaaatttcaCATAAACAAAGTTATCCCAAACCAAAAACAGGTGACATCCTACAAAATCAGTAGAAGTAAAATATACTTGGATCCATCGCTACATGAATAGCGGACAGACTAAAGCAATTTCTCAGATACAATATGACTGGAAGGGGAAAGGCTACATACATGTTTTCTTGGCTTGACCAGGTGAGGAAGACTGGGTGAATAGAACAAAGAATGGGCGAGTTGAAAGAAATGACCAAAATCTGAATGATGATAACCTGTAGGGCAAAACCCGAAtccttttctttttattgtttcacaGAAAGTTATCTGACATATGGAGCTCCACTTTGCAGGTTATGGGCTACAGAAACagaaaagagggaagagaagGGAGTACTTGATCTAGAAGATCTCTAGTCCACGGATAGAGAACAACCTGACATGACTACTATCTCCACGGTCGAACTTCAGTGAACAAAGCAAACAATTATTTTTACTGTGTTTTTGCAATTTTGTGCAACTTGTTGTATGCATTATGTTCTGGAAGGATGCTACTTTAAGGTATATTAGTGTGTTTGTATGGATGGGCAGGTGGGtgattttcttatttttcatcatcaaaataacctTGTACAAAATGAAAATGCCCCCATCCAACAACCAAGAAAGGGAAAAAAACCAAAAAGAACATCCCAAATCACACATTTCATGCACAAATAAAATAACTATATGTTGCTCCCTCTTGATGTAGACAATGGACATTAACCATGCCACAAACAAAGTAGTAACAGTTAGTTAGGCCTGTCTATTAGGTTCAAGTAACAAGACTCAGCTAGGACTCGACCAAAATTTTTAAGTGGAAACCATGGATTCAAACACCAACTTTTAAGCTGGTGCAGACCAGTATTTACTAGTCCAACAACCACTGTCTTGTCACAGACTTaattagttttgcctaagtcgtgcaataCCCtcacgtgtccgtccgcaaagagtgggcctccccgaaacctcttatgatcccttaaggacatacaaaagagaagatgagttagagaaaatgtttaactcgggatccacaagcagtcatttcagtaaacacttgatagacaatacaaattacaaacataaactTCACAAGCTCTAAACGGTCACTCGACAAAAGGGTCTAAGATGGTCCGCCATGGccaaaagtccccacaagtgccTACATGACACTGATGTGGAACAAAGCAGCAAACCAATCCTAGACCCTACCTTAAAGGCTCATCTAACTATATGCCACCTGAGTAGCTCTTGGGTGGGTGCTGTGCTGGTTGACAGTCCGCACCACTCTGCGGAGCTAGAAAATTCCCAAAATGATAGCGTGGATGGCTTGTTTTGGGGCAATTTTGGCTCTGCACGATGACTGCACACAACTTGTATTTAAAAACCTGAAACAACCATAAAAGACAATTAAATATGGCTACTAAGCCTACTACAAGCCCTCTACATgttatacaaagcatgaacaaaaccgagaGACACGGatatatatgagcattacatcgaacacccttcTTACAGTTTTGTCCATGACAATATGGGCTTTAACTGCGCAGACCAAAATGGAGGATTTTGCCCACTTTGGTCTAATATGGACTGTCCTGTCAAATATTCATACTGAACCATGCATACCAATCAGGAATTAGTTggtatataattatatatcacatcataagtgtattgcccaatcaccTGACCTTCCCCATCCAAGCCCCCCTCTTTCACTTGGTGTCTCTCAAAACTCCCACAATTTCTCTCCCAAATCACTATCTTCTTGCAAATCAAGGTTCAAAGCCAAGAATGCATCATCGTTTTTCTTTGAACCAAGGTAAATCTGAAACTCAAATTCCAAGTTATAGGTCAGTTTTTGTTGATTGAAACTTCATTTTTTACATTTTTGTCATCTGATCATGGTTTCATGCTTAGACTTAAAGCTTTAGTTCAACATCTATATTTCCCTTTCCTAATTTCTTGTTCAAAAGAGATCGAATCAATGAATATCTAGTACAGATCTATCTCATTCTAAGTCAGATCCGCTCCAGTCCAACCAAGATTCACTCAAACCAGCTGGGATTCACTTAGATTCAACTAGGATTCTCTTGCATTCCCTTGAGACAAATTTGATCTGAACTAAATCCACATAAATCCAGACTCAATCCATGTGCATCAAAACTAGATGCATGCAGATCCAACCAAGATCCATATGGATCTAGCCGAGATTCATGAGGATCCAACTTAGATTTGCAAAGGTCTAGATTTTACATAGAACTAGCCTAGGCTAGATCTAAGTTAGATGTAAGTTGTATTTCAAATATCTaagcataaattttaatattgtaagCCTCAATGAGCTCAATAATGATTATAGAAACTAATATTTTACTAGCAAAATAGTGATCCGATATGATAGTATGGCCGTCAAACGCCATCTTTAGCAATGGATCTGCTCCAAATACACTGGTCAAGTTGGAGGAATATAACCCGAATGGAGATGACCAGTGGATACTTTAGACATGGCCAATGTGCAAGGATACCCCAAAAGGGATCCTTAAGGCTACAACAGGAAAACCAAAGGGAGAACCTCAATAGGTTGGCATTTGAGTTGCCCAGTTGCCCATatgtgatgaatttgatgatctcGTAGATCATATTGATGAGGACCCAAGATTTGTGCATCATTGAAGAATCAAACATGGATGTGGAgaccatatgacactagtatggaTATGGTACTTCATCCCAATATGAACATGACAGGGCAGCGAAATGGTGTT
The window above is part of the Musa acuminata AAA Group cultivar baxijiao chromosome BXJ1-1, Cavendish_Baxijiao_AAA, whole genome shotgun sequence genome. Proteins encoded here:
- the LOC135634795 gene encoding pentatricopeptide repeat-containing protein At5g48730, chloroplastic-like, producing MAAASARSPLSASHPRDDLKKKNLNKNSTVAVAAAVQSQPDRRSSGRSEREKEKVRKEREEEREKKEVVNRRIASKKAISIILRREATKAVIEKKRGRTNSRKLLPRTVLEALHERITALRWESALKVFELLREQLWYRPNSGIYIKLLVMLGKCKQPERAQALFQAMVDEGCIITHESYTALVSAYSRSGLLDQAFSLLNKMKTIDGCQPDVHTYSILIKSCVQVFAFDKVQILLSDMESQGIKPTIITYNTLVDAYGKAGRFAEMESTLMEMLSNHDCKPDVWTMNATLRAFGGSGQIEMMEKCYDKFQSSGISPDIKTFNILLDSYGKAKRYEKMGAVMEYMQKYYFSWTVVTYNVVIDAFGRAGDLKQMEYIFRLMKSEGIKPNCVTLCSLVRAYGRTGSVDKIKAVVRFIGNSDVMLDVVFFNCLVDAYGRAGCLVEMREVLEMMKARGCTPDKVTYSTMIKAYLSRGIDGDHVQGLRDFYREKIA